In Acanthochromis polyacanthus isolate Apoly-LR-REF ecotype Palm Island chromosome 18, KAUST_Apoly_ChrSc, whole genome shotgun sequence, the following proteins share a genomic window:
- the septin5b gene encoding septin 5b, translating into MRGFFALLLHTCELLLLLLLDLPPSVTEHRSLHHHRLQLRLLHPVWTQLPPTESKMTTSSRYKNRAPRSDDAEEKDYVGFATLPNQVHRKSVKKGFDFTLMVAGESGLGKSTLVNSLFLTDLHKDRKLLNAEERISQTVEITKHTVDIEEKGVKLKLTIVDTPGFGDAVNNTECWRPVTDYINLQFEQYFRDESGLNRKNIQDNRVHCCLYFIPPFGHGLRPVDIEFMKALQDKVNVVPLIAKADCLTPLEIKKLKERLREEIDKYGIKIYQFPDCDSDEDEEFKQQDRELKESTPFAVIGSNTVVEARGQRVRGRLYPWGIVEVENPSHCDFVKLRTMLIRTHMHDLKDITSDCHYENYRALCIQTMTSKMNADKRVESPIPILPLSTPDVETEKLIKMKDDELRRMQQMLQKMQQQMHEQDL; encoded by the exons GCATCGCAGCCTCCATCATCACAGGCTGCAGCTCCGCCTCCTGCATCCAGTTTGGACGCAGCTTCCACCAACAGAGTCCAAGATGACGACCAGCAGCAGGTACAAGAACCGCGCTCCCCGGTCAG ATGATGCGGAG GAAAAAGACTACGTTGGATTTGCGACGCTGCCGAACCAGGTGCACAGAAAGTCGGTGAAAAAAGGATTTGACTTCACACTCATGGTGGCAG GAGAGTCTGGCCTGGGTAAATCCACTCTGGTGAACAGCCTCTTCCTCACTGATCTGCATAAAGACAGGAAGCTGCTCAACGCTGAGG AGCGCATCAGTCAGACGGTGGAGATCACAAAGCACACAGTGGACATTGAGGAGAAGGGGGtgaagctgaaactgactaTTGTGGACACTCCAGGTTTTGGAGACGCTGTCAACAACACAGAGTG CTGGCGGCCTGTCACTGACTACATCAACCTACAGTTTGAGCAGTACTTCAGAGACGAGAGTGGACTCAACAGAAAGAACATCCAGGACAACAGAGTGCACTGCTGCCTCTACTTCATCCCCCCGTTTGGACACGG GCTACGTCCAGTCGACATCGAGTTTATGAAGGCCTTGCAGGACAAAGTTAACGTGGTTCCTCTCATCGCTAAGGCCGACTGCCTTACTCCCCTCGAGATAAAGAAGCTCAAAGAGCGg CTGAGGGAAGAGATCGATAAGTATGGGATAAAGATCTATCAGTTCCCTGACTGTGACTCAGATGAGGACGAGGAGTTCAAGCAGCAGGACAGAGAGTTGAAG GAGAGCACTCCGTTTGCAGTGATTGGCAGCAACACGGTGGTGGAAGCCCGAGGTCAGAGAGTGAGAGGGCGGCTTTACCCCTGGGGCATCGTAGAGG TGGAGAACCCTTCCCACTGTGACTTTGTAAAACTGAGGACGATGCTGATCAGAACCCACATGCACGACCTGAAAGATATCACCAGTGACTGCCACTACGAGAACTACCGGGCTCTGTGCATCCAGACCATGACCAG TAAGATGAATGCAGATAAGCGGGTGGAGAGTCCTATCCCGATCCTGCCGCTGTCCACACCCGACGTGGAGACAGAGAAGCTCATCAAAATGAAAGATGACGAA CTGAGGAGGATGCAGCAGATGCTTCagaagatgcagcagcagaTGCATGAGCAGGACCTGTGA